Proteins co-encoded in one Deltaproteobacteria bacterium genomic window:
- a CDS encoding PAS domain S-box protein, whose protein sequence is MQKVEPVVAATFSFEGLQHRKILLLIRLVIVFALLVSTVLISFGSRYSDLISILKYLYYGVAGYLTVILSRLFIKGKKASIAGGYVQILADASFVTLLVYLTGLYESFFSFLYIIVIILGSLEMYMAGGFAAGLVSSLFYTFLIFFQFYGTIELPFREAAISIPFQELLTHIMANDFGFILSGILSGFLGNELKRSRIQVEKRETDIKVLEDFNRNIIENIASGIITTDEQGKTTFINRMALTILGIGQSEALGKQLVEILPGLDMPPERSPDRRERDELEFKRKDGYQMFLGFSFSSLRDHEGSEVGKILIFQDLTMIKDMEERVKLADRLAMLGELASGLAHEIRNPLASIAGSAQILNEGENVDIENRVLLEIIEKESNRLNNLIKDFLTFAKPDIKNIEKVDLFCLCEEVVRALTVSGASGEKVSFSLEVDEKPFVQGDPEKLKQVVWNLLLNAVQAVGQEGKVMVFVDAKSVQEKRYGCVTVEDSGPGIDPDCVDKVFVPFFTTKEGGTGLGLAVTSRIVQSHNGFIKVDRNKRDGARITVYLPEKIGGE, encoded by the coding sequence TTGCAAAAAGTAGAGCCCGTGGTTGCAGCGACGTTTTCTTTCGAGGGGCTGCAGCACAGAAAAATTCTCCTGCTCATCAGGCTTGTTATCGTATTCGCCCTGCTCGTATCGACGGTATTAATATCTTTCGGCAGCAGATATTCTGACCTCATCTCCATCCTGAAGTATCTGTACTACGGAGTTGCCGGCTATCTCACCGTTATCCTCTCCAGGCTCTTCATCAAGGGGAAAAAGGCATCCATAGCGGGAGGCTACGTCCAGATCCTCGCCGATGCGAGCTTCGTTACCCTGCTGGTTTACTTAACCGGGCTCTACGAGAGTTTTTTCAGTTTTCTCTACATAATCGTGATCATCCTCGGAAGCCTCGAGATGTATATGGCGGGAGGGTTTGCGGCTGGCCTCGTTTCGTCTCTCTTTTACACGTTTCTCATCTTTTTCCAGTTTTACGGGACCATCGAGCTTCCCTTCAGGGAAGCGGCGATCTCGATCCCCTTTCAGGAGCTACTTACCCATATCATGGCCAACGATTTCGGCTTTATTCTCAGCGGAATCCTCTCCGGTTTCCTGGGGAATGAACTCAAAAGATCAAGGATACAGGTTGAAAAAAGAGAGACCGATATCAAGGTGCTCGAAGATTTCAACCGGAATATAATAGAAAATATCGCCAGCGGGATCATAACGACCGATGAACAGGGAAAGACGACATTCATAAACAGGATGGCGCTTACGATCCTCGGTATCGGACAGAGCGAGGCGCTGGGAAAACAGCTCGTGGAGATCTTGCCGGGGCTCGATATGCCCCCCGAAAGGAGTCCCGACAGGAGAGAGAGGGATGAGCTCGAGTTCAAAAGGAAAGACGGATACCAGATGTTTCTCGGTTTCTCCTTCTCCTCATTGAGGGACCACGAGGGAAGCGAAGTGGGGAAAATACTCATCTTCCAGGATTTGACGATGATCAAGGATATGGAAGAGCGGGTAAAGCTTGCCGACAGACTCGCCATGCTGGGCGAACTTGCTTCGGGGTTGGCCCATGAGATCAGAAATCCCCTCGCTTCCATAGCAGGATCGGCCCAGATCTTGAACGAGGGGGAGAACGTCGACATTGAAAACAGGGTTTTGCTGGAAATCATAGAGAAGGAGAGCAACCGCTTGAACAATCTGATAAAGGACTTTTTGACCTTTGCAAAACCCGATATAAAGAACATAGAGAAGGTGGATCTTTTTTGTCTCTGCGAGGAAGTGGTCAGGGCGCTCACGGTTTCCGGCGCTTCCGGTGAGAAGGTGTCTTTTTCACTCGAGGTTGATGAAAAGCCTTTCGTTCAGGGGGACCCGGAAAAGCTGAAGCAGGTTGTCTGGAACCTCCTGTTGAATGCGGTGCAGGCAGTGGGGCAGGAGGGCAAGGTAATGGTTTTCGTTGATGCAAAGTCCGTCCAGGAAAAAAGGTACGGATGCGTGACCGTCGAGGACAGCGGCCCGGGGATCGACCCCGATTGTGTCGACAAGGTATTCGTCCCCTTTTTCACCACCAAAGAAGGGGGCACGGGGCTGGGCCTCGCAGTGACCTCTCGCATCGTGCAATCTCACAACGGCTTTATCAAGGTGGACCGGAACAAGAGGGATGGGGCAAGAATCACCGTTTATCTTCCCGAAAAGATCGGCGGAGAATGA
- a CDS encoding methylenetetrahydrofolate--tRNA-(uracil(54)-C(5))-methyltransferase (FADH(2)-oxidizing) TrmFO — translation MMEVNVIGAGLAGSEASLVLSSAGVRVKLFEMRPAVKTPAHKSDHFAELVCSNSLGSLSMHDGKGLLKGELGIFGSNLLKIAGKFRVRAGKALAVDRWAFQTAVTEFIYRRRNIEVINEEVSHPDLGGITIVATGPLTSEKMSNSIRDLLGEDNLYFYDAISPIVEADSLDREKGFFATRYGEGDDYLNFPMTEEQFGVFYRELVEADSVSAHEFEDEAYFESCMPIEVIAKRGKETLLYGPMKPVGLRDPNTGKRPFCVVQLRRENDEGSMYNLVGFQTRLKFREQKKVFSLIPGFERLNLLRFGSMHRNTYINSPSFLLPTLELESHHQIIFAGQLCGVEGYVESIGTGLVAGLNGARKAMGDEPLVFSPGTMIGGLVDYISRRDRKDFQPINANFGLIPVPEFPHKKRDRRAVQADQALQKAREIKDLYFKFDPLCVM, via the coding sequence ATGATGGAAGTAAACGTAATAGGGGCGGGGCTTGCAGGCTCTGAGGCTTCCCTCGTCCTCTCTTCCGCGGGTGTCAGGGTGAAACTCTTTGAGATGCGGCCGGCAGTAAAAACGCCGGCACACAAGAGCGACCACTTTGCGGAACTTGTCTGCAGCAACTCTCTCGGCTCTCTCTCCATGCATGATGGGAAGGGCCTCTTGAAGGGGGAGCTTGGAATCTTCGGCTCGAACCTCCTCAAGATCGCCGGGAAGTTCAGGGTGAGGGCGGGGAAGGCCCTTGCAGTTGACCGGTGGGCATTTCAGACGGCGGTTACCGAATTCATCTACAGGAGAAGAAACATCGAGGTCATCAATGAGGAGGTGTCCCACCCCGACCTCGGAGGAATTACGATAGTCGCCACGGGCCCGCTTACTTCGGAGAAGATGAGCAACTCGATCAGGGATCTCCTTGGAGAGGACAACCTCTATTTCTACGACGCCATATCGCCAATAGTCGAAGCAGACAGTCTCGACAGGGAGAAGGGTTTTTTTGCGACGCGGTACGGCGAAGGAGACGACTATCTCAATTTCCCCATGACGGAAGAGCAGTTCGGCGTATTTTACCGTGAGCTGGTTGAGGCAGACAGTGTGTCGGCACACGAGTTCGAGGATGAGGCCTACTTCGAGTCGTGCATGCCGATAGAGGTCATTGCGAAAAGGGGGAAGGAGACCCTTCTTTACGGTCCCATGAAGCCCGTTGGTCTCAGGGACCCGAACACGGGGAAAAGACCTTTTTGCGTTGTCCAGCTCAGAAGGGAGAACGATGAGGGCTCCATGTACAACCTGGTGGGCTTTCAGACCAGGCTCAAATTCAGGGAGCAGAAAAAAGTCTTCTCTCTGATACCCGGATTTGAGAGGTTAAACCTCCTGAGATTCGGGAGCATGCACAGGAACACGTATATAAACTCTCCTTCCTTCCTTCTTCCCACCCTCGAGCTCGAGTCACATCATCAGATCATCTTTGCCGGCCAGCTGTGCGGCGTGGAGGGATACGTCGAATCGATAGGGACCGGTCTGGTCGCCGGATTGAACGGGGCCAGGAAAGCCATGGGTGACGAACCCCTCGTGTTTTCCCCCGGCACGATGATCGGAGGGCTCGTCGACTATATCAGCAGGAGAGACCGGAAGGACTTCCAGCCGATAAACGCAAATTTCGGGCTGATCCCCGTTCCAGAATTCCCCCATAAAAAGCGTGACAGAAGAGCTGTCCAGGCAGATCAGGCTCTCCAAAAAGCAAGGGAGATTAAGGATTTATACTTTAAATTCGACCCTCTATGTGTTATGTAG